ATGTAAAAATTGTAGGATTTTGTTGTAATTGGTGTTGTTATGGAGGAGCAGATACTGCAGGTACCGCTAGAATGCAATATCCCCCAAATGTAAGAATTATAAGGGTTATGTGTTCTGGAAGAATTAACCCTGAAATGGTTTTCAAAGCTTTTCATGAAGGTGCTGACGGGGTATTTGTAGGAGGATGCCATATTGGTGATTGCCACTATGATTCAGGTAATTACAAATGGAGAAGACGAGCATTGTTAATAAAAGTTATACTTGAAGAGTTAGGAATTAATCCTGAAAGATTTGACTATGATTGGATTTCAGCTTCAGAAGGAGAAAAATTCCAGAAAGCTATGATCAATTTCACATCTGAAATAGAAAAGATAGATGATCATATTAATTAATGTTTTTTGATAATTAGATATTTAAAGAGTACAATTAAGGCTTTTTTTATATTTAACTTATTAAAAAATATTAGTTGTTTATCATACCATTTAAAAAAAGTTTAATGTTTATATTATTATTTAATATAAAAATAGATTTTGAAAATAAGTTAATGAGAGATTGATTTGAATCTTTAAAATAATTAAATTAGTTTCCTATTTGATAAACTATCTAAAAACAAAAAATTTTTATAAAATCTGCTAAATTAAAAAAATATATTTTTTGCAAAAAAATTGGGATTAAAATAAATTGGTTAAAAAAATGTCCTTATTATATAGTTATCTACTATAAGAAATTATATAACCTTTATTATTAAAAAGCCATATTTAAATATCTGCTAATATTAAAATTTTATAGTTTAAATCTAAATGCATTGATTTATTTTCATTAATCATATTTATGTTTACTTGAATTCATGTAAAAATTGAAAATAATTAGGTGTATCTACTCAAATGAACTTTATATTTAGAATTAGAAACGACAAAATTTAATATACCTAATTATTTTTCTTATTTTTAATTAATTCATTTATTATTTATTATTATTCATTAAAAAGAACTTTTTGTTAAAATTTAAAATAAATAGGTTTTCATAACCTTCATAATTCTAGAATAGTGATTTTATGGAATATGGTGAAACATATAGGGATTCGATTATTAATTTAATTACAATAAACAATGATCTTTTGGAGTCTAGCGATGAATCATTTGTTAAATGTAATGATGAAATACGTTCTTTAATTAATTCTAATACTAGTTATATATCTAGTTTTTTAATGACAGAATTCGTATTTCAAGCAGAATATGATGATTTTAAAGAATTAGATTATTATATTATGAAAATATTTCCAGATGATGAGATTTATAAATTCTTTATAATGTTGGTTGATGAGGTTTTAAAGAAACTGTTATACATTGCCGAATATAAATTTAAATTGATGGAATTAAATAATTTATCTACTTTCACGGAGTTTTCAGCTGAGGATTTAAAGGAATTTATTAAAGAGTATGAAGATTTTAGATTGGAATTTGACATGTTTCAAGTAGATTTTTGTGATGTTTCTCATTATTTTTCATTAAATTCTTATACAGAAAATATAATTTCATTTTATAGAGACATTAATTAGTCGTATGAATTTAAATTTATATTATTATTTTTAATTATATTTTCTATTTTTATAATTTAATTCTATTTTTTATTTGTTTTAAATTAAATAATAAGTACTAGATTATTTATTATTTAAATTTTATAATATATATTTAAGTTAATTAGTATATTAATTAATTTTTATAGATTGATTAAATTTATTATTTAGTTTTATAGATAAATCAATTTAAATAAGATTTTGTTTCTCTTTAATACATTAATTATTATCTATTAGTTTCTATTTAGATACATTAGTTTAATATTTACTTTAAATAAATATTTAAATGAATTAAATTTTTCACATGAACATAATTTAATAATAAAGTAAGGAAGGTTAAATGATGGATAAATATGATATAATTTATATTGGCAGTGGAAACGCTGCTTGGCAGGGTGCCAGATTTTTATCTGATGCAGGATGGAAAGTTTTAATTATTGAAGAAGGGTTATATGGAGGTGCCTGTGCTAATTATGGCTGTAACTCCAAAATATTACTTGACGGTCCTTATGAATTGTCTTCAGCCATTAAGAGATTTGAGGGAATAGGCAAGAAAGGTGATTTCTCAGTAGATTGGCCTAGCCTAATGGAATATAAAAGAAAAAGAATAGCCAACCTTCCGAAATTTTTAGAGGGTAAATTCAAGGAATACAATCTTGATGTTGCAGATGGTAAGGGGGTAATTGTAGACAAACATCATGTTCAGGTAGGTGACGATATCTATTACGGTGATAGGATTGTAATAGCCACTGGTTTAAAACCTTATATACCTGATATTCCAGGTAAAGAATATATCCATGATAGTACTGACTTTTTGGACATTGATGAACTTCCAGACAGAACAATAATCTTTGGTGCTGGATTCGTATCCATAGAGTTTGCGTCAATACTTGAGGAGGCAGGTAAGGAGGTTGACATTTTAGTAAGATCAGATAGGGTTTTAAGGCATTTCTATCAGCCATATGTTGAAAACATTGTCCGTAAACTTGAAAACAGTAATGTGAATTTCCATTATTTTGAGGAACCTGCTGAGGTGTCCAGGGATAAAGATCAGTTTATAGTTAAAACTAAAAATGGTCTAACTTTAATGGGGGACTATGTACTTGGAGCCCAGGGAAGAATAGCAAATGTGGAGGACATTGGTCTTGACAAGGTAGGTTTGGAATATGCGGATAGTGGTATTCCGGTAGACGGTCACCTTAAAACATCCGTTGATAATATCTATGCTGTAGGCGATGTTGCAGATACGAAACAGCCAAAGCTTGTAACCGTTGCAATCCATCAGTCAAAATATCTAGCAAAATATCTTTTAGGAAAAACAACCGAGGATATTACATATCCTGTTGTTCCTGCTGTTGTATTTACATTGCCGAGAATAGCCACCGTTGGTGTCACCGCCTCCTATGCATTAAAACATCCTGAGAAATATGAGGTTCATAGGATAGAATATGGCAGGTCCTATTCAATTGAGCTTAAAAATGAGGATACTGCAGAATGTACTGTTGTAACTGATAAGGATAAGAACATTTTGGGTGCTGAGATATATAGTTCCGAGGCTGAAAATCTTGTAAATCTATTTACATTCATAATATTTAAGAAGATCACCTTAAAGGAACTTGATTATATGATTTATGCCTTCCCGTCCAGTAGTTCTGTAGCCTTATACAAACTACATAATATCCATTATAATATTGGTTATAGAAAGGAGTAGCTGTAATTATCTAATTATTTCTATTAGCTAATTCTTTGTTTAAAGATTTTTATCTTATTTTTTCTTTTATTTTTTAAAACAATTATTAAGGTTATATTGATTATACATAATTAAGTTAAGACTATTTTTTAGATTATAGAAAAGCTTTATATAAAATGAAAATAATAGATTATTATGTAGACCAGTCATTATAATTTTAAGGTTTTAGTATGGAGAATAATAAACAGAAAATATTAAACGCTGCTATAATACTATTTCAAGATAAGGGGTACTATGGTACTGGTCTTAACGAAATTTTAAGAAAAAGTGATTGTCCTAAAGGCTCATTATATTACTATTTTCCAAATGGTAAAGAGCAATTAGCACTTGAAAGTATTGAAATGACAAAGAATTTCGTTGACGGTATGATAAGGAGGAATCTTGAAAAAATCGATGATCCTGCAGAGTCAATGAAAAAATTTGTCTGTGAAATGGCAGAGAACGTTTATATTGACAATGATGATTTAAGCTCTTTTCAAAGTAATAGAAAGATTTCAATTAATTTAATTGCTTTAGAAACGTCAAAAACCAATGACAATATACGAAAAGCATGTGAAGAGGCGTATAGTACATTTGAGAAGGCCTACTTTGATAAATTAGTGGAAAATGGTTTTGATGATGATAAGGCAAAGGAAGTATCAAAGACAATTGAATCATTGATTGAGGGAGCTATTCTTATGTCCACTGTTAAAAAAGATGACACATATATCTTAAATGTGGCAGATATAATATATTATTTGATTAAAAAATCATCTTAATTTATTTTTAATCTATAGCTATTTACTCATAGGATAGTTATTTCATTTAATTTATTGGTTATTTATTCAAGCTATTTTAAACTTTGATTATTCAATCAATATTGATTCGATTAATTAACTATAACTGTTTTAACTTTAAAGTTTTTAAGCTTTAATTATCAGAATATCTTTTTAATTTAGCTGTTCGGTAAATAATTTTAAATTTAAGCTTTATCTATTGATAATTTGCTTATTTCATTCTAGTTTAACTTAATTCTACATATGATGAATTAAAACCCTGACTAACAACTTTTTTTATAATTTTATGGATGGACTTAAATGGATAATATTTTTAAAATAGAGAAAGGAAAAACTATAATTGCAATACTAATCATTGGCGGGTTCATTTCAATGCTTAATGAAACCGCATTGAATGTAGCTTTTCCACATATTATGGCAGAATATGCAATTGGTGCTGGAATTGTCCAATGGTTGACAACAGGATATGTTCTTGTATCCGGAATTGTATTTTTAATGACTGCATTTTTAATGAAAAAATACACGACAAGAAAGCTATTTCTAACAGCGATGCTACTTTTAATTGTAGGATCTATAATATCAGCAGCATCTTTTGATTTTCCAATGATACTTGTTGGAAGGATTATTCAGGCATTAGGTACAGGTATTATAGTACCACTTGTTTTTAATAGTGTAATGTATATTACAATACCTCAAAGAAGAGGATTTATGATGGGTATTGTTTCTCTTGTTGTATTGTCAGCACCGATTTTTGCTCCTGTTATAATGGGTTTAATTATGGAATTTACCGATTGGCATTTATACTTTGTAATAATGTTAATATTATTTATAATATGTGCCATTATTGCATCTGGAAAATTAGAAAACATTACTGGTACAGGAGATGCAAAATTGGATGTTGTATCTTTAATTTTAGCGGCCATTGGATTAACATTTATCATATATGGATTTAGTCATCTTAGTGATGAAAGTTTAGTTAATGTAATTATTACTTTAGTAATAGGTTTAGTTTTCTTAATTTTATTCGTATACCGCCAATTACATTCAGATCATCCGCTACTTAGAATTGGGGTATTTAAAAATAAAATATTCACAATTGGAATTATTACAAACCTTGCAAATGTAATGCTTATATTTGCTATTGTTGTACTTATACCAATGTACCTTGAAACTTCACTTCATACAAGTTCACTTACAGCAAGTTTAATCATGTTACCTGGAACAATTCTTGGAAGTGTATTACCAATATTATCTGGTCATATTTATGATGATCATGGACCTAGAATAGTTATTTGTACTGGTATGGCTATTATGGCATTATCTGCATTTTTATTAACTATGATTGATTTAAGTACAAGTTTCATAACTGTTGTATTAATTATCTGCGGATTCTATATAGGTTCAGGTCTTTCATTGTCACCTAACCAAACAAATACCTTAGGTAACCTAAAATCAGAAGATTATCCATCTGGTTCTGCAATCATGACTTCAAGTCAACAAATTGGTGGAGCGATTGGTTCTTCATTATTTACAAGTTTCATGACTATTGGTGAGAATAATTATTTAAGTAATATTGCAAATCCAACAGCGGTACAACATGCCTTAGCATTAACTAAAGGTGTTAACTTTTCATTTGAACTAGGTACTATATTCTTAGTAATAGTGTTTGTTTTAACATTATTCTTAAAAAGGAATAAGAATTATGATTTATAGTATTGTTCTTAAAATGTAATAAAACTTATAAGTACTATATTCATTAGTATTATTATTCTTAAAAAGGAATATGAATTTGTAAGAAATTGGTAAAATATAAACATTAAATTGTTTATATTTTCTATTAATTATATTGTTTCTAGTTTTAATCTATTTTTTTTTATTTTGATTTTAGGATTTTTTTTAATTTTATAAGTGTTTTTAGCTTTATAATTTAGTCATGTCGTTTTCACTGTTAAAAAAATATTTGTAGTATTTAGTATTCTAATTAAGATTTTTATCTATCTTTTTAATTAATATGTATAGCGTTAAACTTTGTTTTGTAAAGTGCTTTACTTTAATAAAAATAATAGAATATTAAATTAATATTTTTTTAATTTTAATAAAAATTTTAAAATTTATAAACATCTTAGCTTTATTTGGATTATAAAAAAGTAATGTATTCATATATTACAAAGTAAAAACAACATATTTATAAACAATAAGCACTAAAAGTAAAGTTATACATTAAATTGTATAGAATTTGGTTAAAAAAATTTAATTATAGAGGTGAAAATATGGGAATTGCAAAAGCTCCAATCAATAGGATTATCAAAGAAGCTGGTGCAGAAAGAGTAAGTGGGGAAGCTACTGATGCTTTAGTTAAATACTTAGAAGAAGAAGCAGAAGCTATCGCTACTAAAGCTATTGAATATGCTAAAATAGCAAAAAGACAAACTGTAAAAGCTGATGATATTGAATTAGCTATTAAAGATCAATAATAAATAAATTATTTATTTTTATTTTTTTGAGT
Above is a window of Methanobrevibacter boviskoreani JH1 DNA encoding:
- a CDS encoding DHA2 family efflux MFS transporter permease subunit — its product is MDNIFKIEKGKTIIAILIIGGFISMLNETALNVAFPHIMAEYAIGAGIVQWLTTGYVLVSGIVFLMTAFLMKKYTTRKLFLTAMLLLIVGSIISAASFDFPMILVGRIIQALGTGIIVPLVFNSVMYITIPQRRGFMMGIVSLVVLSAPIFAPVIMGLIMEFTDWHLYFVIMLILFIICAIIASGKLENITGTGDAKLDVVSLILAAIGLTFIIYGFSHLSDESLVNVIITLVIGLVFLILFVYRQLHSDHPLLRIGVFKNKIFTIGIITNLANVMLIFAIVVLIPMYLETSLHTSSLTASLIMLPGTILGSVLPILSGHIYDDHGPRIVICTGMAIMALSAFLLTMIDLSTSFITVVLIICGFYIGSGLSLSPNQTNTLGNLKSEDYPSGSAIMTSSQQIGGAIGSSLFTSFMTIGENNYLSNIANPTAVQHALALTKGVNFSFELGTIFLVIVFVLTLFLKRNKNYDL
- a CDS encoding dihydrolipoyl dehydrogenase family protein, whose protein sequence is MMDKYDIIYIGSGNAAWQGARFLSDAGWKVLIIEEGLYGGACANYGCNSKILLDGPYELSSAIKRFEGIGKKGDFSVDWPSLMEYKRKRIANLPKFLEGKFKEYNLDVADGKGVIVDKHHVQVGDDIYYGDRIVIATGLKPYIPDIPGKEYIHDSTDFLDIDELPDRTIIFGAGFVSIEFASILEEAGKEVDILVRSDRVLRHFYQPYVENIVRKLENSNVNFHYFEEPAEVSRDKDQFIVKTKNGLTLMGDYVLGAQGRIANVEDIGLDKVGLEYADSGIPVDGHLKTSVDNIYAVGDVADTKQPKLVTVAIHQSKYLAKYLLGKTTEDITYPVVPAVVFTLPRIATVGVTASYALKHPEKYEVHRIEYGRSYSIELKNEDTAECTVVTDKDKNILGAEIYSSEAENLVNLFTFIIFKKITLKELDYMIYAFPSSSSVALYKLHNIHYNIGYRKE
- a CDS encoding TetR/AcrR family transcriptional regulator, giving the protein MENNKQKILNAAIILFQDKGYYGTGLNEILRKSDCPKGSLYYYFPNGKEQLALESIEMTKNFVDGMIRRNLEKIDDPAESMKKFVCEMAENVYIDNDDLSSFQSNRKISINLIALETSKTNDNIRKACEEAYSTFEKAYFDKLVENGFDDDKAKEVSKTIESLIEGAILMSTVKKDDTYILNVADIIYYLIKKSS
- a CDS encoding histone family protein; the protein is MGIAKAPINRIIKEAGAERVSGEATDALVKYLEEEAEAIATKAIEYAKIAKRQTVKADDIELAIKDQ
- a CDS encoding hydrogenase iron-sulfur subunit, with product MSDDVKIVGFCCNWCCYGGADTAGTARMQYPPNVRIIRVMCSGRINPEMVFKAFHEGADGVFVGGCHIGDCHYDSGNYKWRRRALLIKVILEELGINPERFDYDWISASEGEKFQKAMINFTSEIEKIDDHIN